The proteins below come from a single Halictus rubicundus isolate RS-2024b chromosome 13, iyHalRubi1_principal, whole genome shotgun sequence genomic window:
- the LOC143360701 gene encoding uncharacterized protein LOC143360701 has product MCSRSIIVLLCVAKCIGVVLAICTASKYEGEFGDRVQCQNATLAALANATSSNVVAAMIFRSALGQIPRGAFLQFAMSLKSLNIHQCRIRDIHEGAFSGLANLRKLSLPNNNISEVKVDWFKDTVYLEQLDLSYNRIASLNPAIFSKMLLLKRLDVSQNRMTCFDYASLPGGIDKVYFFGNPLTFQCRGKLTLWMRDHGVSYASETGEKERAWLDKLLWLCAIDDPVIAGSELSMKECVLFNLYQQLRTGLVSAESYPLPLNSQTADAINSLMHCVVNQAEKDQAATNGRIISDLLLYLYRAKSA; this is encoded by the exons ATGTGCTCCAGGTCGATCATCGTTCTCCTGTGCGTCGCCAAGTGTATCGGAGTCGTGCTCGCCATATGCACCGCCAGTAAATACGAAGGAG AATTCGGCGATCGCGTTCAATGCCAGAACGCCACACTGGCTGCTTTGGCGAACGCGACGTCTTCGAACGTCGTGGCAGCGATGATCTTCCGGTCCGCACTCGGTCAGATTCCTCGAGGAGCTTTCCTCCAGTTCGCGATGAGCCTGAAGTCCCTGAACATCCACCAGTGTCGGATCAGAGACATCCACGAGGGGGCTTTCTCCGGGCTGGCCAACTTGAGGAAGCTGAGTCTGCCTAACAACAACATCTCGGAGGTGAAGGTGGACTGGTTCAAGGACACGGTGTACCTGGAGCAGCTGGACCTGTCCTACAACCGAATCGCGAGCCTGAACCCGGCCATATTCTCGAAGATGTTGCTTCTGAAGCGTCTGGACGTTAGTCAGAACCGTATGACCTGCTTCGACTACGCGAGCCTGCCCGGGGGCATCGACAAGGTCTACTTCTTCGGGAACCCGTTGACCTTCCAGTGTCGAGGAAAG CTAACGTTGTGGATGCGGGACCACGGGGTGAGCTACGCGTCCGAGACCGGCGAAAAGGAGAGAGCATGGTTGGACAAACTGCTCTGGCTCTGCGCCATCGACGACCCGGTCATCGCCGGATCCGAGCTGTCCATGAAGGAGTGCGTGCTCTTCAACCTGTACCAACAACTTCGGACCGGTTTGGTCTCCGCGGAGTCCTACCCCTTGCCTCTGAACAGCCAGACCGCGGACGCGATAAATAGTTTGATGCACTGCGTGGTCAATCAAGCCGAGAAGGACCAAGCTGCCACCAACGGCCGCATCATCTCCGACTTACTGCTGTACCTGTACCGAGCTAAGTCCGCCTGA